Proteins encoded within one genomic window of Brachybacterium muris:
- the istA gene encoding IS21 family transposase: protein MVRKIRAKLVLQLRAEGLSGRAISSSQGMSRKSVRAVFEAADAAGIGWGDIADVADEQVYARLFPGRGEHESVFAQPDWEQVHREMARVGVTLKLLHGEYFDATTAAGDPAMGYDRFCRTYQHHVMVTGAASRVGHKAGQSVEVDWSGPTMELADPVTGEVSKVFLFVACLPFSRYAFCFPALDMRQESWLRAHVAMFEALGGTVPRIVPDNLKTGVVKHPREGEIVLNDAYREMAAHYSAAVLPGRVRKPKDKASVENTVAHVATWVIAGLRDQRFTSLPELAAAIGQRMEAYNAEPFQKRPGSRASVFDAEERPLLTPLPAVPYEISTWHYGRRVGRNGHVTFARNFYSAPFAHIGAKVDLRITARTLEIYQGSQRLTSHLLLPETASNEYRTNDADLPAGERFQAWDAQRVRAWADRVGPATVIVIQRIFESVPIVEQGLDPALAVLRLSRRFSVDRVEAACALALTGRVRSPRYAHLHPILATGQDKVAALRPPREEPAEDGGYVRGADYYAGGVR from the coding sequence ATGGTACGGAAGATCAGGGCGAAGCTGGTGCTCCAGCTGCGCGCAGAAGGTCTGTCGGGGCGAGCGATTTCGTCCTCGCAGGGCATGTCCCGCAAGTCCGTGAGGGCGGTGTTCGAGGCCGCTGACGCTGCAGGGATCGGGTGGGGCGATATCGCGGACGTCGCCGATGAGCAGGTGTATGCCCGGTTGTTCCCGGGCCGGGGCGAGCACGAGAGCGTGTTCGCACAGCCGGACTGGGAACAGGTCCATCGAGAGATGGCCAGGGTCGGCGTGACGCTGAAGCTGTTGCACGGCGAGTACTTCGACGCGACCACGGCGGCTGGGGATCCGGCGATGGGGTATGACCGGTTTTGCCGCACCTACCAGCACCACGTCATGGTCACCGGTGCCGCTTCGAGAGTCGGTCACAAGGCCGGCCAGAGCGTGGAGGTCGACTGGTCCGGCCCCACGATGGAGCTGGCCGATCCGGTCACCGGCGAGGTCTCGAAGGTGTTCTTGTTCGTTGCCTGCCTGCCTTTTTCTCGTTACGCGTTCTGCTTCCCGGCGCTGGATATGCGCCAGGAGTCCTGGCTGCGAGCGCACGTAGCGATGTTCGAGGCGCTGGGCGGGACGGTCCCGAGGATCGTTCCGGACAACCTCAAGACCGGTGTGGTGAAGCACCCCCGCGAGGGCGAGATCGTCCTGAACGATGCGTATCGCGAGATGGCAGCGCATTACTCGGCGGCGGTGCTCCCGGGGAGGGTGCGGAAACCGAAAGACAAGGCGAGCGTGGAGAACACCGTCGCGCACGTCGCGACCTGGGTCATCGCCGGGCTGCGGGATCAGCGATTCACGTCCCTGCCCGAACTTGCAGCCGCCATCGGGCAGCGGATGGAGGCCTATAACGCGGAGCCGTTCCAGAAGCGGCCCGGATCCCGCGCCAGCGTGTTCGACGCGGAGGAGCGGCCGCTGCTGACGCCGCTGCCGGCGGTGCCCTACGAGATCTCGACATGGCACTACGGACGACGAGTGGGCAGGAACGGGCACGTCACGTTCGCGCGGAACTTCTACTCCGCGCCGTTCGCGCACATCGGCGCGAAGGTCGATCTGCGCATCACGGCCCGGACGCTGGAGATCTATCAGGGCAGCCAGCGACTGACCAGTCACCTGCTGCTCCCGGAGACCGCGAGCAATGAGTACCGCACCAACGACGCGGACCTACCTGCGGGCGAGCGTTTCCAGGCCTGGGACGCGCAGAGGGTGCGGGCGTGGGCAGATCGGGTCGGGCCGGCCACGGTGATCGTGATCCAGCGGATCTTCGAGTCCGTGCCGATCGTGGAACAGGGCCTGGATCCCGCGTTGGCGGTGCTACGGCTCTCTCGCCGCTTCTCCGTAGATCGGGTCGAGGCGGCCTGCGCACTCGCGCTGACGGGACGGGTCCGTTCACCGCGCTATGCGCATCTGCACCCGATCTTGGCCACCGGGCAGGACAAGGTCGCCGCCCTGCGTCCACCCCGCGAGGAACCCGCGGAAGACGGCGGATACGTCCGTGGCGCCGACTACTACGCCGGAGGTGTCCGGTGA
- a CDS encoding ATP-binding protein: MSVIDNDTKRKLREMGATALLDAIDAQDEAHVLGMSFQERLQLIVDEAHSIFNHGKVEGLIRRAGLRYPGADLRRLDLVEERGLNRNVIAQLATCSFIQRQQNVVFQGFTGSGKSYLGCALAKQACQHRLRAHYIRMPDLEEAWALAKDKPQGQTKFLRKYSTFSLLVIDEWLLDHPDEGMRSMLLELLERRYDTGSTVFCTQYPKKDWHARLGGAVHADAIMDRIVHNTIWIDTGDRNMREHTALPQ; this comes from the coding sequence GTGAGCGTGATCGATAACGACACGAAGCGGAAGCTGCGCGAGATGGGCGCGACCGCGCTGCTGGACGCGATCGATGCCCAGGATGAGGCTCACGTGCTGGGGATGTCGTTCCAGGAACGGCTCCAGCTGATCGTGGACGAGGCGCATTCCATCTTCAATCATGGAAAGGTCGAGGGTCTGATCCGCCGGGCGGGGCTGCGTTATCCCGGAGCGGACCTGCGGCGGCTGGATCTGGTCGAGGAACGGGGACTGAACCGGAACGTGATCGCGCAACTGGCAACCTGCTCCTTCATCCAGCGGCAACAGAACGTGGTCTTCCAGGGCTTCACCGGCTCAGGGAAGTCCTACCTCGGCTGCGCGCTGGCGAAGCAGGCCTGCCAGCACCGGCTCCGAGCCCACTACATCCGAATGCCCGACCTCGAAGAGGCCTGGGCCCTGGCAAAGGACAAGCCGCAGGGCCAGACGAAGTTCCTGCGGAAGTACTCCACGTTCTCGCTGCTGGTGATCGACGAGTGGCTGCTGGACCATCCTGACGAGGGAATGCGTTCGATGCTGCTGGAACTGCTCGAGCGCCGCTATGACACCGGCTCGACCGTGTTCTGCACCCAGTACCCGAAGAAGGACTGGCACGCCCGGCTCGGTGGAGCAGTCCACGCCGATGCGATCATGGACCGCATCGTGCACAACACAATCTGGATCGACACCGGCGACAGGAACATGCGAGAACACACCGCACTGCCCCAGTGA
- a CDS encoding ABC transporter substrate-binding protein encodes MNATIEWLRFNGGNDVIQAFGSSSIDIGIYGSSAGVKAMSPPLDLPISLVWVPDVIGSSEALVAFDEEITSIEDLAGKRVAVTFGATPHYVLLSMISAAGIEGQVEVINLTNDKMPAAARAGQIDAAWTWEPTLTELTDIGGTVVIDSAEAAEQGFVTFDMQTEYS; translated from the coding sequence ATCAACGCCACGATCGAATGGCTGCGCTTCAACGGTGGCAACGACGTGATCCAGGCGTTCGGATCGAGCTCCATCGACATCGGCATCTACGGCTCCTCCGCCGGGGTCAAGGCCATGAGCCCGCCCCTGGACCTCCCCATCTCCCTGGTCTGGGTGCCCGACGTGATCGGGTCGTCCGAGGCCCTGGTGGCCTTCGACGAGGAGATCACGTCGATCGAGGACCTCGCCGGCAAGCGCGTGGCGGTCACCTTCGGCGCGACCCCGCACTACGTGCTGCTGTCGATGATCTCGGCTGCCGGTATCGAAGGGCAGGTCGAGGTCATCAACCTGACCAATGACAAGATGCCCGCCGCGGCCCGCGCCGGACAGATCGATGCCGCCTGGACCTGGGAACCCACACTCACCGAGCTCACCGACATCGGCGGGACCGTGGTGATCGACAGCGCCGAGGCCGCAGAGCAGGGCTTCGTCACCTTCGACATGCAGACTGAGTATTCGTAG
- a CDS encoding FAD-dependent oxidoreductase: MSDTKRHLIVGGVAGGASTAARLRRLDESAEIIMFERGPHVSFSNCCLPWHLSSAIPEADNLVLMSPPQFWAQYRIIARTGHEVTAVDTAAKTITVKDMATGEESTEKYDTLTLSPGAAPIRPQIPGIDSDHVFTVRNVPDIDALQRFVVGNDAKDIVVIGGGFIGLEVAENLVHAGRKVALAEALPQVLAPVDPELAAVLHKELHDKGVDLRLADGVAEIREKEVVLTSGAVLPADAVVMSIGVRPETELAKAAGLEIGTTGGIKVDENFQTSAKDVYAVGDAIEVRNHITGEPTRLALAGPAQRQARIAADHMYGRPTRNRGVIGSSVVQVFDYTAASTGLNEEQAKAAGLDYGFVYVIPADSVGIMPDSKPMFFKLLFERPSGRVLGAQAVGKGGADKRVDVVATLIMMDGTLEDLADLELAYSPLYSTAKDVVIHAALVGLNVLNNEFEQVPVTAVRGLVEQGAFIIDAREPDEFEAGHITTAVNIPLSQFRDRLDEIPEDREVYVHCRSSQRSYNEVRALQQLGRPNAVNISGSYLGISMEQYFDDQASGREPIVTEYNFT; this comes from the coding sequence ATGTCCGACACCAAGCGTCACCTCATCGTCGGCGGCGTCGCCGGCGGCGCCTCCACCGCAGCCCGACTCCGTCGCCTGGACGAGAGCGCCGAGATCATCATGTTCGAGCGGGGACCCCACGTCTCCTTCTCCAACTGCTGCCTGCCCTGGCACCTCTCCAGCGCGATCCCCGAGGCCGACAACCTGGTGCTCATGTCCCCGCCGCAGTTCTGGGCCCAGTACCGCATCATCGCCCGCACCGGCCACGAGGTCACCGCTGTGGACACGGCCGCCAAGACCATCACCGTCAAGGACATGGCCACCGGTGAGGAGAGCACCGAGAAGTACGACACCCTCACCCTCTCCCCCGGCGCCGCACCGATCCGTCCACAGATCCCCGGCATCGACTCCGACCACGTCTTCACCGTGCGCAACGTCCCGGACATCGACGCCCTGCAGCGGTTCGTCGTCGGCAACGATGCGAAGGACATCGTGGTCATCGGCGGCGGCTTCATCGGCCTGGAGGTCGCGGAGAACCTGGTGCACGCCGGCCGCAAGGTGGCCCTGGCCGAGGCGCTGCCGCAGGTGCTCGCCCCGGTGGACCCGGAGCTCGCCGCCGTGCTGCACAAGGAGCTGCACGACAAGGGTGTGGACCTGCGCCTGGCCGACGGTGTCGCCGAGATCCGCGAGAAAGAGGTCGTGCTGACCTCCGGCGCGGTGCTCCCGGCCGACGCAGTCGTCATGTCCATCGGTGTGCGCCCGGAGACCGAGCTGGCCAAGGCCGCGGGCCTGGAGATCGGCACCACCGGCGGCATCAAGGTGGACGAGAACTTCCAGACCTCCGCCAAGGACGTGTACGCCGTGGGCGATGCGATCGAGGTGAGGAACCACATCACCGGTGAGCCGACCCGTCTGGCCCTGGCCGGTCCGGCGCAGCGGCAGGCCCGTATCGCCGCAGACCACATGTACGGTCGCCCCACCCGCAACCGCGGCGTGATCGGCTCCTCCGTGGTCCAGGTGTTCGACTACACCGCTGCCTCCACGGGCCTGAACGAGGAGCAGGCCAAGGCAGCAGGGCTCGACTACGGTTTCGTGTACGTGATCCCTGCGGACTCCGTAGGCATCATGCCGGACTCGAAGCCCATGTTCTTCAAGCTGCTGTTCGAGCGTCCCTCGGGTCGAGTGCTGGGCGCTCAGGCCGTGGGCAAGGGCGGCGCCGACAAGCGCGTGGACGTGGTCGCCACCCTGATCATGATGGACGGGACGCTGGAGGACCTCGCGGACCTGGAGCTGGCGTACTCGCCGCTGTACTCCACCGCCAAGGACGTGGTGATCCACGCCGCCCTGGTGGGCCTGAACGTCCTGAACAATGAGTTCGAGCAGGTGCCGGTGACGGCGGTGCGAGGCCTGGTCGAGCAGGGCGCCTTCATCATCGACGCGCGCGAGCCCGATGAGTTCGAGGCCGGCCACATCACCACCGCGGTGAACATCCCGCTCTCGCAGTTCCGCGACCGATTGGACGAGATCCCGGAGGACCGCGAGGTGTACGTGCACTGCCGTTCCTCGCAGCGCTCGTACAACGAGGTCCGCGCCCTGCAGCAGCTGGGCAGGCCCAACGCGGTGAACATCTCCGGTTCCTACCTGGGCATCTCGATGGAGCAGTACTTCGACGATCAGGCCTCCGGGCGCGAGCCGATCGTCACCGAGTACAACTTCACCTGA
- a CDS encoding 3-methyladenine DNA glycosylase — translation MTAPSIVAPVRVLTAAQARQARLLHEERADALTAEHRERRARGEKHPVEDFLFSYYPFSTARLRRWHPGWRMAYDPVADLDPAGHGIGGDVQEDGSRTWYVDVPAGTFESEIPDGDVPAGTLLRRADVDRYLAERSDALGFMVRLLSASSMARRTPQFGCFGLHEWAMVHGLRPGQQRHEALPLRLSQAETDAVVERERLVCSHIDAFRFFTPSAAPRNATQPTRATQEANDNPACLHVGMDLHTS, via the coding sequence ATGACGGCGCCGTCGATCGTGGCACCCGTACGGGTGCTCACCGCTGCGCAGGCCCGTCAGGCCCGGCTGCTCCACGAGGAGCGGGCCGACGCCCTCACTGCCGAGCACCGGGAGCGCCGCGCGCGAGGTGAGAAGCACCCCGTGGAGGACTTCCTGTTCTCCTACTACCCGTTCTCCACTGCGCGTCTGCGGCGCTGGCATCCGGGGTGGCGCATGGCCTACGACCCTGTCGCCGACCTGGACCCCGCGGGGCACGGGATCGGCGGTGACGTGCAGGAGGACGGCTCACGCACCTGGTACGTGGACGTTCCCGCGGGAACGTTCGAGTCCGAGATCCCGGACGGGGACGTTCCTGCGGGAACGCTTCTGCGCCGGGCCGATGTGGACCGGTATCTCGCCGAACGCTCTGATGCGCTCGGCTTCATGGTGCGTCTGCTGTCTGCCTCATCCATGGCGCGGCGCACCCCGCAGTTCGGCTGCTTCGGGCTGCATGAGTGGGCGATGGTGCACGGACTGCGACCGGGACAGCAGCGCCACGAGGCCCTCCCGCTGCGCCTGAGCCAGGCCGAGACCGACGCAGTGGTGGAGAGGGAGCGCCTGGTGTGCTCGCACATCGATGCGTTCCGCTTCTTCACCCCCTCGGCCGCCCCGCGCAACGCCACCCAGCCCACCCGGGCCACCCAGGAGGCCAACGACAACCCGGCCTGCCTGCACGTGGGGATGGACCTCCACACGTCATAA